In a genomic window of Verrucomicrobiia bacterium:
- a CDS encoding phosphatidate cytidylyltransferase, with protein sequence MPATAPAPTPPSKLKVFLRRLTSFVGLWAIVLAALFSSNRALSDYVFLAIMVFLAITGLAEFYGLVEKRDLVCFKGWGIFGALLLMIGTFLNVTGKIGTSGSPARVNDFETSFLILFVLGLCLRQFFSRSNTAGILAISTTLFGLMYVPWLLNFIQKINFFPGVDGHYYLLYFVLITKISDSGAYVVGSLIGRHKMIPRISPGKTWEGFGGAIVVSALASLLFVHFLGDKLRGMNALHGLILGIILGLAAVVGDLIESIFKREAGVKDSGRFFPGIGGILDLLDSLLFNAPIMYLYLRHVLTR encoded by the coding sequence ATGCCAGCAACCGCACCCGCCCCAACGCCGCCCTCGAAGCTCAAGGTCTTCTTGCGCCGGCTGACGAGCTTTGTCGGGCTCTGGGCCATCGTTTTGGCTGCCCTTTTTTCCAGCAATCGCGCGCTCTCGGATTACGTCTTTCTGGCGATCATGGTGTTCCTGGCCATAACCGGCCTGGCGGAGTTTTATGGCCTGGTAGAAAAGCGGGACCTGGTCTGCTTCAAAGGCTGGGGCATCTTCGGCGCGCTGCTGCTGATGATCGGGACGTTCCTGAATGTGACCGGTAAAATTGGGACCAGCGGCTCGCCGGCGCGCGTGAACGATTTTGAGACGAGCTTTCTCATTCTGTTTGTGCTGGGGCTTTGTTTGCGCCAGTTCTTTTCCCGCAGCAACACAGCGGGCATCCTGGCCATCTCGACCACCCTTTTCGGCCTGATGTATGTTCCCTGGCTACTCAATTTTATCCAAAAGATAAACTTTTTCCCTGGCGTGGACGGGCATTATTACCTGCTCTATTTCGTCCTAATTACCAAAATTAGTGACAGCGGGGCGTATGTGGTCGGCTCGTTGATCGGGCGGCACAAGATGATTCCGCGCATCAGCCCGGGAAAGACCTGGGAAGGCTTTGGAGGCGCCATTGTGGTCTCGGCCCTGGCGAGCCTGCTGTTTGTGCATTTCCTGGGCGATAAGCTGCGCGGGATGAATGCGCTTCACGGGCTCATCCTTGGGATCATTCTGGGCCTGGCCGCTGTGGTGGGGGACCTGATTGAATCCATTTTTAAACGTGAAGCCGGTGTGAAGGATTCTGGCCGGTTTTTCCCCGGCATCGGCGGCATACTCGACTTGCTGGACAGTCTGTTGTTTAATGCTCCGATTATGTATTTGTATCTCAGGCATGTTCTGACGAGGTAA
- a CDS encoding isoprenyl transferase — protein MSAQTPHLSPEAKASLPRHVAIIMDGNGRWARQRHLPRIEGHRAGAESARTIIRAAGELGIKYLTLYAFSVENWNRPKEEVDALMKYLVHYLKSETPELNKNNVRLEIIGQVYRLPENVQEHLKKTIATLSKNNGLTLIMALSYGGRTEIVEAVRNIASKVKSGELDPADITEQVFAQHLYTRNLPDPDLLIRTSGEMRVSNFLLWQISYTELVVTPTFWPDFRRPQFYAALEEYNRRHRRFGGI, from the coding sequence GTGAGCGCTCAAACCCCTCATCTGAGCCCCGAGGCCAAGGCCTCCTTGCCTCGGCACGTGGCCATTATCATGGATGGCAACGGTCGATGGGCGCGCCAGCGCCATTTGCCGCGAATCGAAGGCCATCGGGCAGGCGCTGAATCAGCCCGCACCATCATCCGCGCGGCGGGCGAGTTGGGAATCAAGTACCTGACCCTTTACGCCTTTTCCGTCGAGAATTGGAACCGGCCCAAAGAGGAGGTGGATGCACTGATGAAGTATCTGGTGCATTACCTCAAGAGCGAGACGCCGGAATTGAACAAAAACAACGTGCGCCTCGAAATCATTGGCCAGGTGTATCGGCTGCCGGAGAATGTGCAGGAGCACCTCAAAAAGACCATTGCGACCCTTTCGAAGAACAACGGGCTGACGCTGATTATGGCGTTGAGCTATGGCGGGCGCACCGAAATTGTCGAGGCGGTGCGCAACATCGCAAGCAAGGTCAAGAGCGGGGAACTGGACCCGGCGGATATCACCGAGCAGGTGTTTGCCCAGCATCTCTATACGCGCAATCTGCCCGACCCGGACCTGCTGATCCGCACCAGCGGCGAGATGCGCGTGAGCAATTTCTTGCTCTGGCAAATCTCTTACACCGAGCTGGTGGTGACGCCGACCTTCTGGCCTGATTTCCGCAGGCCGCAATTTTACGCGGCTCTCGAAGAATACAATCGGCGGCACCGGCGGTTTGGGGGGATTTAA
- a CDS encoding PIG-L family deacetylase produces MTRPTAIAIAAHPDDIEFYMAGTLWLLQQAGYETHYFNLASGNCGGTKHNSARTRLLRRQEARSAAAVLGAHFHPSLTDDLEILYEPALVRRVAAVIRQVAPTIVLTHSPQDYMEDHTNTARLVVTTAFARGMPNFQTRPRRRHVAGDLAIYHGMPHGLRDPLRRRIVPGGFVNTTPAQPAKLKALAQHRSQQNWLEASQGLNSYLVTMEQASRELGRMSKRFEHAEGWRRHLHLGFSATPIDPLRRALGRNYLANAAYERSLDQPYAT; encoded by the coding sequence ATGACCCGCCCCACCGCCATCGCGATCGCCGCGCATCCGGATGACATCGAGTTCTACATGGCCGGCACGCTTTGGCTGCTCCAGCAAGCCGGATACGAAACGCATTACTTTAACCTCGCAAGCGGCAATTGCGGCGGCACGAAGCACAACAGCGCCCGGACCCGCCTCCTGCGCCGCCAGGAGGCCAGGTCCGCCGCCGCCGTGTTGGGCGCGCACTTTCACCCCAGTCTCACCGACGATTTGGAAATCCTCTACGAGCCGGCTCTTGTGCGGCGCGTTGCCGCCGTGATTCGCCAGGTCGCCCCGACCATCGTGCTGACCCACTCGCCTCAGGACTATATGGAAGACCATACCAACACCGCGCGCTTGGTGGTCACCACCGCCTTTGCCCGCGGCATGCCCAATTTCCAAACCCGGCCCCGCCGCCGCCACGTGGCCGGGGACCTTGCCATTTATCACGGCATGCCCCATGGGCTGCGCGACCCGCTGCGGCGGCGCATTGTCCCCGGGGGTTTTGTGAACACCACGCCCGCGCAGCCGGCCAAACTCAAGGCGCTGGCCCAACATCGCAGCCAGCAGAACTGGCTTGAAGCCAGCCAGGGCCTCAATTCCTATCTCGTCACCATGGAGCAGGCCTCTCGCGAACTCGGCCGCATGTCGAAACGGTTCGAACACGCCGAAGGCTGGCGGCGGCATCTGCACCTGGGATTTTCGGCGACGCCAATCGATCCGCTCCGCCGCGCCCTTGGCCGCAACTACCTGGCGAACGCTGCGTACGAACGAAGTTTGGACCAACCTTATGCCACGTAA
- a CDS encoding leucine-rich repeat protein, whose amino-acid sequence MRAGQRQSIRFFSGASLLLLLSAQAWAAQPPTITVDPASQVISTAATVTGTVNPNGVPAAFSLQWGLTSDYGSATFFYPIAAVMTPTNVTARMTNLTPSTTYHYRLMATNSGGTGYSADMTVTTTNGPAPGSQPPTVTANAATDITAISATITGTVNPNGLQAGCSIWWGTTTAYDHYQGLADMPAGSAPVPVSTTLSGLAPNTTYHYQLLATNSAGQGTSPDMTFTTMNGPPPPPSQAPTVSTGGAISLTGSSATLTGTLNPNGVPAGYYFRWGATAAYGNVLPTAAVLAGSTPFTVSEGVAGLSPNTMYHFQLVATNAVGTASGDDMSFTTLGTTSDGDFTYSNNNGAITITSYNGPDAYVAIPAVINGLPVTAIGDGAFAYVTNLAGVTIPSTVTDIGAQAFAYCSRLSTVNLGTNVLTIGNGAFFSCASLAEVALSGCLVSIGDEAFYSCSSLTSIAIPDSVTNIGDAAFFNCAALTSLTIGHGITQIRGGGAQMFGTFEGCVSLTTLTIPDNVTNITDGALDFGGSLGAFYGCTGLTNVFIGKGLAHLGTGAFSWCASLTSLYFQGNAPTPGQNMFGEDIFHNSDSATLYYLPGTTGWGPTYAGRPTMLWDAQVQSGNFGIQKNSFNLTITGTAGNPVVIEACTDLALGDWVAVETCMVTNGLLNFTDFYSTNYPTRFYRVRSP is encoded by the coding sequence ATGCGGGCGGGTCAACGACAAAGTATCCGATTCTTCTCCGGCGCGAGTCTGCTGCTATTGCTTTCGGCGCAGGCCTGGGCGGCCCAGCCGCCAACGATCACCGTGGACCCGGCGAGCCAGGTCATCAGCACGGCCGCGACCGTCACCGGGACCGTCAACCCCAACGGTGTCCCCGCCGCTTTCTCTCTTCAATGGGGGCTCACGAGCGATTACGGTTCCGCAACCTTCTTTTACCCGATTGCGGCGGTGATGACCCCCACGAACGTCACCGCGCGGATGACTAACCTGACCCCGAGCACCACTTATCATTATCGGTTAATGGCCACCAACAGTGGGGGCACCGGCTACTCAGCGGACATGACGGTAACCACCACGAACGGCCCCGCTCCCGGTTCGCAGCCCCCAACCGTCACGGCGAACGCCGCCACAGACATCACCGCTATCAGCGCGACCATCACCGGAACGGTAAATCCTAACGGCCTGCAGGCCGGATGTTCGATTTGGTGGGGAACCACCACTGCCTATGACCACTACCAGGGCCTGGCCGACATGCCCGCGGGCTCGGCGCCCGTCCCGGTCAGCACGACCCTCAGCGGGCTGGCGCCCAACACAACGTACCACTACCAACTGCTGGCCACCAACAGCGCCGGCCAGGGGACCTCTCCGGACATGACCTTCACGACTATGAACGGACCGCCGCCACCACCGTCTCAAGCGCCAACCGTTTCAACCGGGGGCGCCATTAGTCTGACCGGCAGCAGCGCGACGCTCACCGGAACGCTGAATCCCAACGGCGTGCCCGCCGGCTATTACTTCCGCTGGGGCGCCACCGCCGCGTACGGCAACGTGCTGCCCACCGCCGCCGTCCTTGCCGGGTCCACTCCGTTCACCGTATCCGAAGGCGTTGCGGGCCTAAGCCCGAATACCATGTATCATTTCCAGTTGGTTGCCACCAACGCCGTGGGCACTGCCTCCGGGGACGACATGTCGTTTACGACGCTGGGGACCACCAGCGATGGCGATTTCACCTACTCCAACAATAACGGCGCGATCACCATCACGAGTTATAACGGTCCCGATGCGTATGTGGCCATCCCCGCCGTCATCAACGGCTTGCCTGTCACCGCCATCGGAGACGGCGCCTTCGCTTACGTCACGAACCTGGCTGGCGTCACCATCCCCAGCACCGTCACCGATATCGGGGCTCAGGCCTTCGCGTACTGCTCGCGCTTGTCCACCGTCAACCTCGGCACCAATGTCCTCACGATCGGGAATGGCGCCTTCTTCTCCTGCGCCAGCCTGGCAGAGGTCGCCCTGTCCGGCTGCCTTGTTTCCATCGGGGACGAGGCTTTTTACTCATGCTCAAGCCTGACCAGCATCGCGATTCCGGATAGCGTCACCAACATCGGGGACGCGGCTTTCTTCAACTGCGCCGCATTGACGAGCCTGACCATAGGCCATGGGATCACTCAGATTCGTGGCGGCGGAGCGCAGATGTTTGGAACCTTCGAGGGTTGCGTCAGCCTCACCACGCTGACGATTCCCGACAATGTGACCAACATCACCGACGGCGCTTTGGATTTCGGCGGTTCCCTGGGCGCCTTTTATGGCTGCACTGGCCTGACCAACGTCTTCATCGGAAAAGGCCTTGCCCATCTCGGCACCGGCGCCTTCTCCTGGTGCGCCAGCCTGACTAGCCTCTACTTCCAAGGCAACGCCCCCACTCCAGGGCAGAATATGTTCGGTGAGGACATCTTTCACAACTCCGACTCCGCCACCCTCTATTATCTGCCGGGGACCACCGGCTGGGGCCCCACCTATGCCGGCCGGCCCACCATGCTCTGGGACGCCCAGGTGCAGAGCGGCAACTTCGGCATACAGAAAAACAGCTTTAACCTGACCATCACCGGCACCGCCGGCAACCCGGTCGTCATCGAAGCCTGCACCGACCTGGCCCTCGGGGACTGGGTGGCCGTGGAAACCTGCATGGTCACCAATGGCCTGCTCAATTTCACGGACTTCTACTCCACCAATTACCCCACGCGCTTTTACCGCGTCCGCTCTCCCTGA
- a CDS encoding glucosamine-6-phosphate isomerase, which translates to MPRKLSSIAPEWWDYTTLDSELIRDAAALTPDRMLKLSRPGFKVVFYDTLEEFYLAEALEYITAWKQSTPDNPVGICGPIGPTEQLPLVARLVNALNLNVQSAHFWGMDEWFLDGSEAPLTHPLSFEKADRELCFSRIRKELVMPDANLHFPKADTRRYRQTWSAGVRCAVMQGGQGDVKHWAFNDPPRRKGKFKDLPPSPAEFRKLETRVVDLHPLTIAQNARTSGGGNISLVPTQAISVGPAETWLAEKVSIWQAGNHDNPFGQRLTTLMIAKQTPDSAVPMSLLADHPNVQFNFYRKGIGACDVEMH; encoded by the coding sequence ATGCCACGTAAGCTCAGCTCAATCGCCCCTGAATGGTGGGATTACACCACCCTGGACTCGGAACTCATCCGCGACGCCGCGGCCTTGACACCCGACCGGATGCTCAAGCTCTCGAGGCCCGGCTTTAAAGTCGTTTTCTACGACACTCTCGAGGAATTTTACCTCGCCGAAGCCCTCGAGTACATCACCGCATGGAAACAGTCCACCCCCGACAATCCCGTCGGCATCTGCGGCCCGATTGGACCGACCGAGCAATTGCCGCTGGTCGCGCGCCTGGTGAACGCATTGAACTTGAACGTCCAGTCGGCTCATTTCTGGGGAATGGATGAATGGTTCCTGGATGGCAGCGAGGCCCCGCTGACACATCCGCTCTCGTTTGAAAAAGCGGACCGCGAGCTTTGCTTTAGCCGCATCCGGAAAGAGCTAGTCATGCCGGATGCCAATCTTCATTTTCCCAAAGCCGACACCCGGCGGTACCGACAAACCTGGAGTGCCGGCGTCCGTTGCGCGGTCATGCAGGGCGGCCAGGGGGACGTAAAGCACTGGGCCTTTAACGACCCGCCGCGGCGTAAGGGCAAATTCAAGGACCTGCCTCCGTCGCCGGCCGAGTTTCGCAAACTCGAAACCCGCGTCGTGGACCTCCACCCCTTAACCATCGCCCAAAATGCCCGTACTTCCGGCGGCGGCAATATCTCGCTGGTGCCTACCCAAGCCATCTCGGTGGGTCCGGCCGAAACCTGGCTGGCGGAGAAAGTTTCCATCTGGCAGGCGGGAAACCATGACAACCCCTTCGGCCAGCGGCTCACAACCCTGATGATTGCCAAACAGACCCCGGATTCGGCTGTGCCGATGTCCCTCTTGGCCGATCACCCCAACGTGCAGTTCAACTTCTACCGCAAAGGCATTGGCGCCTGCGATGTCGAAATGCACTGA
- a CDS encoding sigma-70 family RNA polymerase sigma factor, whose translation MTDDMALLQEFARSGSEEAFATLVSRHINLVYSVALREVRDAHVAQELTQVVFSLLAQKADSLNPKTILSGWLWRTTRNASSAALRTQRRREQREQQAYMQAQLNEPEPDVWTQIEPLLETAIAQLGEKDHDAVVLRFTEGHSFKEVSAALGTSKAGAGMATPTPRPAIMSRRPVTITIGMENDAFLFLTQFGPCPIHRKHYDPVHVLLEGGELAESQSRPAVFRRDSLAAKPGSSFGQPDRIIPPAPGAGRMLMKKFNAGIIGYGWAATAAGCHALDALLLCMGSDVVEVMRAGAKSRAETFAPYEAPARTHEVIFAADRSARVGWPIKVPLPDK comes from the coding sequence ATGACCGACGACATGGCATTATTACAGGAGTTCGCCCGCAGCGGTTCCGAGGAGGCCTTCGCCACCCTCGTGTCTCGCCACATCAATCTCGTTTACTCCGTTGCCCTGCGAGAGGTCCGCGACGCTCATGTTGCGCAGGAACTGACGCAAGTGGTTTTCAGCCTGCTAGCGCAAAAAGCAGATTCGCTCAACCCAAAGACGATTCTCTCAGGCTGGCTCTGGCGCACCACCCGGAACGCCTCCTCGGCAGCTCTGAGAACCCAACGCCGCCGCGAACAGCGCGAGCAACAAGCCTATATGCAAGCGCAGTTGAATGAACCGGAACCCGATGTCTGGACACAAATCGAACCCCTGCTGGAAACGGCCATAGCCCAACTCGGAGAAAAAGACCACGACGCGGTGGTGCTGCGGTTCACCGAAGGCCACAGTTTCAAAGAAGTTAGCGCGGCCCTGGGCACCAGCAAAGCCGGAGCTGGAATGGCGACTCCAACTCCCCGGCCTGCAATTATGAGCCGCCGACCAGTTACGATTACGATTGGGATGGAAAATGACGCTTTCCTTTTCCTCACGCAATTCGGTCCTTGCCCGATTCATCGCAAACATTACGATCCTGTTCACGTCCTCCTCGAGGGCGGCGAACTGGCCGAGTCTCAATCTCGACCTGCTGTTTTCCGAAGGGATTCCCTCGCCGCCAAACCCGGCTCGAGCTTTGGACAACCGGACCGAATAATCCCGCCGGCCCCGGGGGCCGGGCGGATGCTTATGAAAAAATTCAACGCCGGAATCATCGGCTACGGGTGGGCGGCGACGGCTGCGGGCTGCCATGCCCTCGATGCGCTGCTGCTGTGCATGGGCAGCGACGTCGTCGAGGTGATGCGCGCGGGCGCCAAATCCCGCGCCGAAACCTTTGCGCCCTACGAGGCCCCCGCCCGAACTCACGAAGTGATCTTTGCCGCGGACCGCTCCGCGCGGGTGGGCTGGCCGATTAAGGTACCCCTTCCCGACAAATGA
- the cysS gene encoding cysteine--tRNA ligase, producing MALKIFNTLTRSVAQFIPLDPGGRKAGMYCCGPTVYDFAHIGNWRTFLFGDLVRRYLEFQGCEVTHVMNVTDVEDKIIQRVQQTKTPLRQFTGKFEAAFLEDLKTLNCRLPHQMPHATSHIPDIIALVQKLLERGIAYRAPDGSVYFSIEKYRQSGAQYGRLVKLNFDQMRPGERVRSDEYEKESLADFALWKARAAEDGEVFWPSPWGEGRPGWHIECSAMSMKILGPSFDLHLGGEDLIFPHHEDEIAQSEGAGVQNPGQSFVKYWLHGAHLMVDGKKMAKSLANYFTLRDLLAKGFTGREIRFLLLQAHYRETFNFTIGGLQGAKASLTRIDECLAKLREKTGGVEAKPDAELLERFSAALDNDLNVAGAWGVVFEWVRELNRRLAQNNVNSAEAAAALATWDRIDSVFGVEAPREGEVPPQITALLEERLAARKAKDFKRADAIREELKAKGWVIEDTPSGARAKKL from the coding sequence ATGGCTCTGAAGATTTTCAACACCCTTACACGTTCAGTCGCGCAATTCATACCGCTGGACCCCGGCGGGCGCAAAGCCGGGATGTACTGCTGCGGGCCAACCGTCTATGACTTCGCCCATATCGGCAATTGGCGCACGTTCCTATTTGGGGACCTGGTGCGGCGCTATCTGGAATTCCAAGGCTGCGAGGTCACCCACGTGATGAACGTCACGGACGTTGAAGACAAAATCATCCAACGCGTGCAGCAAACCAAAACCCCACTGCGCCAGTTCACCGGGAAATTCGAGGCCGCTTTTCTGGAAGACCTCAAGACGTTGAATTGCCGGCTGCCCCACCAGATGCCGCATGCGACCAGCCACATCCCCGACATCATTGCCTTGGTTCAAAAACTCTTGGAACGCGGGATTGCCTACCGGGCGCCGGATGGCTCGGTGTATTTTAGCATTGAAAAATACCGTCAGTCTGGCGCGCAATATGGCCGGCTCGTGAAATTGAATTTCGACCAGATGCGTCCCGGCGAGCGGGTGCGCAGCGATGAGTATGAGAAGGAATCGCTGGCCGATTTCGCCCTCTGGAAGGCGCGCGCAGCCGAGGACGGCGAGGTCTTTTGGCCCAGCCCCTGGGGCGAGGGACGGCCCGGATGGCACATCGAGTGCAGTGCCATGAGCATGAAAATCCTCGGACCCAGCTTTGATTTGCACCTGGGGGGAGAAGACCTGATCTTTCCTCATCACGAAGACGAGATAGCCCAAAGCGAGGGGGCAGGAGTCCAGAATCCGGGCCAGTCTTTCGTCAAATACTGGCTCCATGGCGCCCATCTCATGGTGGATGGAAAAAAAATGGCCAAATCGCTGGCGAATTATTTTACCCTCCGCGATTTGCTGGCCAAGGGATTTACCGGACGCGAAATCCGCTTCCTGTTGCTTCAGGCGCATTATCGAGAGACATTCAATTTCACCATCGGTGGCCTGCAAGGGGCCAAGGCCTCGCTGACACGCATTGATGAATGTCTGGCGAAGCTGCGCGAAAAGACCGGGGGCGTTGAGGCAAAGCCGGACGCTGAACTGCTCGAGCGCTTCTCAGCCGCGCTCGATAACGACCTGAACGTAGCAGGGGCCTGGGGGGTTGTTTTCGAGTGGGTGCGCGAGCTGAACCGGCGGCTGGCTCAGAATAACGTGAATAGCGCCGAAGCCGCTGCCGCATTGGCGACATGGGACAGGATTGACTCGGTATTTGGCGTTGAGGCGCCGCGTGAAGGCGAGGTCCCACCCCAGATAACGGCCTTGCTCGAAGAGCGCCTGGCAGCACGCAAGGCGAAAGATTTCAAGCGCGCCGATGCCATCCGCGAGGAGTTAAAGGCCAAGGGTTGGGTCATTGAAGACACACCCAGTGGCGCCAGGGCCAAAAAACTCTAG
- a CDS encoding adenylosuccinate synthase, with amino-acid sequence MANTILVGAQWGDEGKGKIIDVLTEEADVVVRTQGGNNAGHTVHIRGQKYILHLVPSGILRKRKRCVIGNGVVVDPVGLVKEIEGLRKLGIKINGNLFLSETAHLVLPYHRELDAQRETLKGKNKIGTTKRGIGPAYGDKCARTGLRVIDLVNPARFRQKLEEKIKENNEILKAFGAKPLSFKEVHRDYRAAGDYLKPFVANTVILLHQAVRRGQNVLFEGAQGTFLDIDHGTYPFVTSSNTTAGGACTGSGIPPHRMDRVVGVMKAYTTRVGEGPLPTENAEIADMLHAMGREFGATTGRPRRCGWFDAVATRHACMVNGIDELAVTNVDGLDSLETIKVCVAYGDGAKRYDYVPNDIEVLSRCRPMYVEFAGWHTPTSRIRDWKELPIKTRAYLKGLAELTGATLGIASVGPGREQTIFL; translated from the coding sequence ATGGCCAATACGATACTGGTGGGCGCCCAATGGGGCGATGAAGGCAAAGGCAAAATCATTGACGTGCTGACCGAGGAAGCGGATGTGGTAGTGCGGACCCAGGGAGGCAATAACGCCGGCCACACGGTGCACATCCGTGGCCAAAAATATATCCTGCACCTGGTCCCTTCCGGGATACTGCGCAAGCGAAAGCGATGCGTTATTGGCAACGGAGTGGTGGTGGACCCGGTGGGGCTGGTCAAGGAGATTGAGGGGTTGCGCAAGCTGGGCATCAAGATAAACGGGAATCTGTTTCTGAGCGAGACGGCGCACTTGGTGCTGCCCTATCATCGGGAGCTGGACGCCCAGCGCGAGACCTTGAAGGGCAAAAACAAGATCGGCACCACCAAACGCGGCATTGGCCCCGCTTACGGTGATAAATGCGCAAGGACCGGCCTGCGTGTAATCGATCTGGTCAATCCGGCGCGGTTTCGGCAAAAGCTCGAAGAGAAGATCAAGGAGAATAACGAAATCCTGAAGGCCTTTGGAGCCAAGCCGCTCTCTTTCAAAGAGGTCCATCGCGATTACCGCGCTGCGGGCGATTATCTGAAACCCTTTGTCGCCAATACGGTCATCCTGCTGCATCAAGCGGTGCGGCGTGGACAGAATGTTCTATTCGAAGGGGCGCAGGGGACTTTTCTGGATATCGACCACGGGACCTATCCGTTTGTGACGTCGTCCAACACGACGGCGGGCGGAGCATGCACTGGGTCGGGAATCCCGCCGCATCGAATGGATCGAGTCGTAGGTGTGATGAAGGCCTATACGACTCGGGTTGGGGAAGGGCCCTTGCCGACCGAGAACGCCGAGATTGCGGACATGCTGCACGCGATGGGACGGGAGTTCGGCGCCACAACAGGCCGGCCGCGGCGCTGCGGCTGGTTTGATGCGGTGGCCACGCGCCATGCCTGCATGGTTAACGGGATTGACGAGCTGGCGGTGACGAATGTGGATGGGCTGGATTCGCTCGAGACCATCAAGGTATGCGTCGCCTATGGAGACGGCGCAAAGCGCTACGATTATGTGCCCAATGACATCGAGGTGCTCTCGCGCTGCCGTCCGATGTATGTGGAATTCGCTGGGTGGCACACACCCACCAGCCGAATCCGCGACTGGAAGGAGCTGCCGATCAAGACTCGGGCGTACCTCAAAGGCTTGGCTGAGTTGACCGGAGCAACGCTGGGGATTGCCTCTGTGGGACCGGGGAGAGAACAGACGATTTTTCTGTAA
- a CDS encoding 1-deoxy-D-xylulose-5-phosphate reductoisomerase produces MRRVVLLGSTGSIGTSTVKVAEDLPGRIRLLALAAGNNVELLLDQARKHRPEAISISDPAKAKELQQALGNSAQVFCGMEGLLKLATWPGADVVLIAIVGTAGLQPALAAIRAGKDIAVASKEILVMAGEIVMSEARRHGVRVLAVDSEHSAIFQCLDGKPSSSVRRLWLTASGGPFRTTPKEEFGTITLERALKHPSWVMGRKITIDSATLFNKGLEMIEARWLFDIEMARVAVVVHPQSVIHSMVEFVDGSMLAQLSTPDMCLPIQYALTYPERVPSERVQTHLAKTGTLTFEEPDPDRFPALGLARRAGESGGTMPAVLNAANEVAVEAFINRRISFTQIPQTVARTLDRHNVRPSPSVEEILEADAWARKEARG; encoded by the coding sequence ATGCGACGCGTTGTTCTGCTTGGCAGCACCGGCTCGATCGGCACCAGCACCGTGAAGGTGGCCGAGGATTTGCCCGGGCGCATTCGCCTGCTGGCGCTGGCGGCGGGGAACAATGTTGAGTTGTTACTCGATCAGGCGCGAAAACACCGGCCAGAAGCGATTTCGATTAGCGACCCGGCCAAGGCCAAAGAACTGCAGCAAGCGCTGGGGAACTCAGCCCAGGTCTTTTGCGGGATGGAGGGCTTGCTCAAGCTGGCAACCTGGCCGGGGGCTGACGTGGTGCTGATTGCGATTGTGGGAACGGCTGGCCTGCAGCCGGCCTTGGCGGCCATTCGGGCGGGCAAGGACATCGCGGTGGCTTCGAAGGAAATCCTGGTGATGGCCGGGGAGATCGTGATGAGTGAAGCGCGCCGGCACGGCGTGCGCGTTTTGGCTGTGGATAGCGAGCACTCGGCCATTTTCCAATGTCTGGACGGGAAACCATCCAGTTCGGTCCGCCGCCTGTGGCTGACGGCATCGGGCGGACCTTTCCGGACGACGCCCAAGGAGGAGTTTGGGACGATTACCCTCGAGCGGGCGCTGAAGCATCCGTCGTGGGTGATGGGGCGTAAGATCACCATTGATTCGGCAACGCTGTTCAACAAGGGCCTCGAAATGATCGAAGCTCGCTGGTTGTTCGACATCGAGATGGCGCGTGTTGCGGTAGTGGTGCATCCCCAGAGCGTCATCCACTCGATGGTTGAATTTGTGGATGGCTCGATGCTTGCCCAACTTTCGACACCGGACATGTGCCTGCCGATACAATACGCATTAACCTATCCCGAGCGGGTCCCAAGCGAGCGCGTGCAGACCCACCTGGCTAAAACGGGCACTTTGACCTTCGAGGAACCCGACCCGGACCGCTTTCCGGCGTTGGGCTTGGCCCGCAGGGCAGGGGAGTCTGGCGGGACAATGCCAGCCGTGCTCAACGCGGCTAACGAGGTGGCTGTCGAGGCCTTTATCAACCGGCGGATTAGTTTTACCCAAATCCCGCAGACCGTTGCAAGAACCCTGGACCGCCACAACGTCAGGCCCAGCCCCAGTGTCGAGGAAATCCTGGAAGCCGATGCCTGGGCCAGGAAAGAGGCGCGCGGGTAA